Proteins encoded in a region of the Zea mays cultivar B73 chromosome 2, Zm-B73-REFERENCE-NAM-5.0, whole genome shotgun sequence genome:
- the LOC103649351 gene encoding transcription repressor OFP1 has translation MNSWFHFHRLRRKRAGAGAIANAAAAEPPPPPPCSPNRASYYVPSRDRAVPRRPDNNPKLRDTQFPRSPQASDNVFDVVARSSPAPELKLRPILTRPPPRPDGGGGAAVSPTGRVRPPPGFHHAATPDRRRRNKAEEEACTRRASGLRQAYEGLVVVVESADPEEDFLESMAEMATANGVRSPRGLEELLACYLALNAADHHRAIVAAFRRAWMHLHLLRRCMHEHESCVVAD, from the coding sequence ATGAACTCCTGGTTCCACTTCCACAGGCTGCGGCGCAAGAGAGCCGGGGCAGGGGCGATCGcgaacgccgccgccgccgaaccCCCGCCGCCACCACCCTGCTCGCCGAACAGGGCGTCCTACTACGTGCCGAGCCGGGACCGCGCCGTCCCGCGCCGCCCGGACAACAACCCCAAGCTCCGGGACACGCAGTTCCCGCGCAGCCCGCAGGCGAGCGACAATGTCTTCGAcgtcgtcgcccgctccagcccgGCGCCGGAGCTCAAGCTACGGCCCATCCTCACGAGGCCGCCTCCCAggcccgacggcggcggcggcgcggccgtgTCTCCCACGGGCAGGGTGCGCCCACCCCCAGGGTTCCACCACGCCGCCACGCCGGACCGCCGCAGGCGGAACAAGGCGGAGGAGGAGGCCTGCACGCGGCGTGCCAGCGGGCTCCGGCAGGCGTACGAGggcctggtggtggtggtggagtcgGCGGACCCCGAGGAGGACTTCCTGGAGAGCATGGCGGAGATGGCCACGGCCAACGGCGTGCGGTCGCCGCGGGGCCTGGAGGAGCTCCTCGCCTGCTACCTCGCGCTCAACGCCGCCGACCACCACCGCGCAATCGTCGCCGCGTTCCGCCGCGCGTGGATGCACCTCCACCTCCTGCGCCGCTGCATGCATGAGCACGAGTCGTGTGTCGTGGCAGATTAG
- the LOC103647943 gene encoding uncharacterized protein isoform X1 has protein sequence MAAAAYLGGRGQGADGGWFVPGAGDGWAPPWGRRGGGGAAAAAAAAAGERETLAVVMARRAPPPSAIRRDAVRVAEAAAGEVLLRVHPTREAERRRQDVIAYLTRLIGSSLGCEVFAFGSVPLRTYLPDGDVDITVLGNTWLNSTLIDDVRSMLQSEQENCDAELKLTGLHFIDAEVKLIKCVIENIIVDVSFNQIGGVSTFCFLELVDRQVGKNHLFKRSIMLTKAWCYHESRILGAHHGLISTYALETLVLYIFNMFHKSLHGPLEVLYKFLEYFSKFDWDRYGISLNGPVDLSSLPSLTVEPTEVQGELLLGKDFHQGSLDRLVVIPNEFDGCDTQFRQKFLNIVDPLKANNNLGRSVSKANFYRIRSAFSFGAQKLGQILLLPSEYICDEIYGFFSNTLKRHGKGERLDIDASSAFQPLLGPESTLSEDGSMFKSSCINEGENGSSCHSSELPDMGSSVTDVHKNSGKYLPGLFQDLPWNKIWFMEYASDLKENPQTSASSRSHSSFSQDNGNGNSKECFENYAAEEGLHQISRLNVPQQIYAGHPSHRLANSTSANILDFSSSCFVDESDWTAPLAGKKLLPPLLLSNMLDLSGDLELYLGCLRKVQYHLESLFDELLQAVEEACFADVLDEDSFNMPDMILKLKTSTRSSSLPLDSSTDSERRKLSPVYCSHSIGDDSQQSHGEAQVDMFWQQNVPLSPNGSTFPSSPSTNSDNYPVSWFCFSPKTHGTGTYIPNVSYQTYRERIMLERDTIRARKQRQRLPGRRYYSAEQGFSGSQTEEDTIAQSATNQSPKKQNSVQQSGYSGKSTVPDADFVCFREHVATEGGTKQLAVGRETMPPSSSSGIALAQNGQGNRICEPSSPATADLLHAAESLEFGSLGPFSLGLVSTSTQFEEAFPALPTRKRAEGAENH, from the exons ATGGCGGCGGCGGCGTACTTGGGCGGCCGCGGCCAGGGAGCAGACGGCGGGTGGTTCGTGCCAGGCGCCGGCGACGGGTGGGCGCCCCCGTGGGGGAGGCGCGGTGGGggaggagcggcggcggcggcagctgcAGCAGCAGGCGAGAGGGAGACGCTGGCGGTGGTGATGGCGAGGAGGGCGCCTCCGCCGTCGGCGATCCGCCGGGACGCGGTGCGCGTTGCGGAGGCGGCCGCCGGCGAGGTGCTGCTGCGCGTCCACCCCACCAGGGAGGCGGAGCGCCGCCGCCAGGACGTCATCGCCTACCTCACACGACTCATCGGATCCTCCCTCGGCTGCGAG GTCTTTGCGTTTGGGTCAGTGCCGCTGAGGACGTATCTCCCCGACGGCGACGTTGATATAACTGTACTGGGGAACACATGGTTAAACAGTACACTCATTGACGATGTTCGCAGCATGCTCCAGTCGGAACAGGAAAACTGTGACGCTGAGTTGAAACTAACAGGCCTGCACTTCATCGACGCTGAG GTTAAGCTCATAAAATGTGTGATTGAGAATATTATCGTGGATGTCTCTTTCAACCAGATTGGCGGTGTGTCCACGTTCTGCTTCCTTGAGCTG GTTGACCGTCAGGTTGGGAAAAACCATTTGTTCAAAAGGAGCATTATGTTAACCAAGGCTTGGTGCTACCACGAAAGTCGCATATTAGGAGCCCATCATGGACTGATATCTACTTATGCCTTGGAAACACTTGTTCTTTACATATTCAATATGTTCCACAAGTCTCTGCATGGACCTCTGGAG GTCCTTTATAAGTTTTTGGAATATTTTAGCAAGTTTGACTGGGATCGATATGGCATTAGCTTAAATGGTCCTGTTGATTTGTCATCATTGCCGAGCTTAACTG TGGAACCCACAGAAGTACAAGGTGAGTTATTGCTTGGCAAGGACTTCCATCAAGGCTCTCTGGATAGACTCGTTGTAATTCCAAATGAGTTTGACGGATGCGACACACAATTTCGCCAGAAGTTTTTAAATATAGTCGATCCACTCAAGGCGAATAATAATCTCGGCAGAAGTGTCAGCAAAG CAAACTTTTATCGTATTCGGAGTGCTTTCTCATTCGGAGCACAAAAGCTTGGTCAAATTCTCTTGTTACCATCCGAGTACATTTGTGATGAAATTTACGGATTTTTCTCAAATACACTGAAGAGACACGGAAAGGGTGAAAGACTAGACATTGACGCTAGTAGTGCATTCCAACCCTTGCTTGGTCCCGAGAGTACACTTAGTGAAGATGGATCGATGTTTAAATCTTCTTGCATAAATGAGGGTGAAAACGGAAGTTCATGTCATTCATCAGAACTGCCTGACATGGGCTCGAGtgtgacagatgtgcataagaaTTCAGGTAAGTATTTGCCTGGTCTTTTTCAGGATCTTCCTTGGAATAAAATCTGGTTCATGGAATATGCATCTGATTTGAAAGAAAATCCACAAACTTCAGCAAGTTCAAGGAGCCACTCATCCTTTTCTCAAGATAATGGTAATGGCAACAGTAAAGAGTGCTTCGAGAATTATGCAGCAGAGGAAGGTTTACACCAGATCAGTAGATTAAATGTGCCGCAACAGATTTATGCAGGGCATCCATCGCATAGATTGGCTAACTCGACTAGTGCAAATATCTTGGATTTCTCCAGTTCTTGTTTTGTTGATGAGTCAGATTGGACTGCTCCCCTTGCAGGAAAAAAGCTACTCCCACCCTTGTTGCTGTCAAATATGCTGGATCTCTCAGGTGATCTGGAGTTGTACTTGGGATGCCTTCGCAAAGTTCAGTACCACCTGGAGTCATTGTTTGATGAACTCCTACAGGCTGTTGAAGAAGCATGTTTTGCTGATGTGCTAGATGAGGATTCCTTCAATATGCCAGACATGATCTTGAAGTTAAAAACTAGCACTAGATCCTCAAGCCTGCCATTAGATTCATCTACTGATAGCGAGAGAAGGAAATTATCTCCTGTGTATTGTTCTCATAGCATAGGAGATGATTCACAACAATCACATGGCGAGGCACAAGTGGATATGTTTTGGCAGCAGAACGTGCCATTGTCCCCCAATGGATCAACATTTCCTTCATCTCCTTCAACCAATTCAGATAATTATCCTGTTTCTTGGTTTTGTTTCTCTCCTAAGACGCATGGAACCGGCACATACATTCCCAATGTG AGTTATCAAACATACAGGGAGCGTATCATGCTTGAAAGAGATACCATACGAGCAAGAAAACAAAGACAGAGGTTACCTGGTCGCCGGTATTACTCAGCCGAGCAAGGATTTTCCGGTTCACAAACCGAAGAAGACACCATAGCTCAAAGTGCAACGAACCAATCGCCCAAGAAGCAAAACAGTGTGCAGCAGAGTGGCTATTCAGGCAAGAGCACAGTTCCGGATGCAGATTTCGTTTGTTTCAGGGAGCATGTGGCAACAGAAGGTGGAACCAAACAGCTGGCAGTAGGAAGAGAGACAATGCCTCCATCATCGTCATCAGGGATAGCACTTGCTCAAAACGGCCAAGGAAATCGTATCTGCGAGCCTTCCTCACCCGCCACAGCAGATTTGTTACATGCGGCAGAAAGTTTGGAGTTTGGATCCTTGGGGCCTTTCTCGTTGGGACTTGTCTCAACTTCAACACAGTTTGAGGAAGCATTCCCAGCGCTCCCCACTAGAAAGAGAGCTGAAGGAGCCGAGAACCACTAA
- the LOC103647943 gene encoding uncharacterized protein isoform X2: protein MAAAAYLGGRGQGADGGWFVPGAGDGWAPPWGRRGGGGAAAAAAAAAGERETLAVVMARRAPPPSAIRRDAVRVAEAAAGEVLLRVHPTREAERRRQDVIAYLTRLIGSSLGCEVFAFGSVPLRTYLPDGDVDITVLGNTWLNSTLIDDVRSMLQSEQENCDAELKLTGLHFIDAEVKLIKCVIENIIVDVSFNQIGGVSTFCFLELVDRQVGKNHLFKRSIMLTKAWCYHESRILGAHHGLISTYALETLVLYIFNMFHKSLHGPLEVLYKFLEYFSKFDWDRYGISLNGPVDLSSLPSLTVEPTEVQGELLLGKDFHQGSLDRLVVIPNEFDGCDTQFRQKFLNIVDPLKANNNLGRSVSKANFYRIRSAFSFGAQKLGQILLLPSEYICDEIYGFFSNTLKRHGKGERLDIDASSAFQPLLGPESTLSEDGSMFKSSCINEGENGSSCHSSELPDMGSSVTDVHKNSGKKLLPPLLLSNMLDLSGDLELYLGCLRKVQYHLESLFDELLQAVEEACFADVLDEDSFNMPDMILKLKTSTRSSSLPLDSSTDSERRKLSPVYCSHSIGDDSQQSHGEAQVDMFWQQNVPLSPNGSTFPSSPSTNSDNYPVSWFCFSPKTHGTGTYIPNVSYQTYRERIMLERDTIRARKQRQRLPGRRYYSAEQGFSGSQTEEDTIAQSATNQSPKKQNSVQQSGYSGKSTVPDADFVCFREHVATEGGTKQLAVGRETMPPSSSSGIALAQNGQGNRICEPSSPATADLLHAAESLEFGSLGPFSLGLVSTSTQFEEAFPALPTRKRAEGAENH from the exons ATGGCGGCGGCGGCGTACTTGGGCGGCCGCGGCCAGGGAGCAGACGGCGGGTGGTTCGTGCCAGGCGCCGGCGACGGGTGGGCGCCCCCGTGGGGGAGGCGCGGTGGGggaggagcggcggcggcggcagctgcAGCAGCAGGCGAGAGGGAGACGCTGGCGGTGGTGATGGCGAGGAGGGCGCCTCCGCCGTCGGCGATCCGCCGGGACGCGGTGCGCGTTGCGGAGGCGGCCGCCGGCGAGGTGCTGCTGCGCGTCCACCCCACCAGGGAGGCGGAGCGCCGCCGCCAGGACGTCATCGCCTACCTCACACGACTCATCGGATCCTCCCTCGGCTGCGAG GTCTTTGCGTTTGGGTCAGTGCCGCTGAGGACGTATCTCCCCGACGGCGACGTTGATATAACTGTACTGGGGAACACATGGTTAAACAGTACACTCATTGACGATGTTCGCAGCATGCTCCAGTCGGAACAGGAAAACTGTGACGCTGAGTTGAAACTAACAGGCCTGCACTTCATCGACGCTGAG GTTAAGCTCATAAAATGTGTGATTGAGAATATTATCGTGGATGTCTCTTTCAACCAGATTGGCGGTGTGTCCACGTTCTGCTTCCTTGAGCTG GTTGACCGTCAGGTTGGGAAAAACCATTTGTTCAAAAGGAGCATTATGTTAACCAAGGCTTGGTGCTACCACGAAAGTCGCATATTAGGAGCCCATCATGGACTGATATCTACTTATGCCTTGGAAACACTTGTTCTTTACATATTCAATATGTTCCACAAGTCTCTGCATGGACCTCTGGAG GTCCTTTATAAGTTTTTGGAATATTTTAGCAAGTTTGACTGGGATCGATATGGCATTAGCTTAAATGGTCCTGTTGATTTGTCATCATTGCCGAGCTTAACTG TGGAACCCACAGAAGTACAAGGTGAGTTATTGCTTGGCAAGGACTTCCATCAAGGCTCTCTGGATAGACTCGTTGTAATTCCAAATGAGTTTGACGGATGCGACACACAATTTCGCCAGAAGTTTTTAAATATAGTCGATCCACTCAAGGCGAATAATAATCTCGGCAGAAGTGTCAGCAAAG CAAACTTTTATCGTATTCGGAGTGCTTTCTCATTCGGAGCACAAAAGCTTGGTCAAATTCTCTTGTTACCATCCGAGTACATTTGTGATGAAATTTACGGATTTTTCTCAAATACACTGAAGAGACACGGAAAGGGTGAAAGACTAGACATTGACGCTAGTAGTGCATTCCAACCCTTGCTTGGTCCCGAGAGTACACTTAGTGAAGATGGATCGATGTTTAAATCTTCTTGCATAAATGAGGGTGAAAACGGAAGTTCATGTCATTCATCAGAACTGCCTGACATGGGCTCGAGtgtgacagatgtgcataagaaTTCAG GAAAAAAGCTACTCCCACCCTTGTTGCTGTCAAATATGCTGGATCTCTCAGGTGATCTGGAGTTGTACTTGGGATGCCTTCGCAAAGTTCAGTACCACCTGGAGTCATTGTTTGATGAACTCCTACAGGCTGTTGAAGAAGCATGTTTTGCTGATGTGCTAGATGAGGATTCCTTCAATATGCCAGACATGATCTTGAAGTTAAAAACTAGCACTAGATCCTCAAGCCTGCCATTAGATTCATCTACTGATAGCGAGAGAAGGAAATTATCTCCTGTGTATTGTTCTCATAGCATAGGAGATGATTCACAACAATCACATGGCGAGGCACAAGTGGATATGTTTTGGCAGCAGAACGTGCCATTGTCCCCCAATGGATCAACATTTCCTTCATCTCCTTCAACCAATTCAGATAATTATCCTGTTTCTTGGTTTTGTTTCTCTCCTAAGACGCATGGAACCGGCACATACATTCCCAATGTG AGTTATCAAACATACAGGGAGCGTATCATGCTTGAAAGAGATACCATACGAGCAAGAAAACAAAGACAGAGGTTACCTGGTCGCCGGTATTACTCAGCCGAGCAAGGATTTTCCGGTTCACAAACCGAAGAAGACACCATAGCTCAAAGTGCAACGAACCAATCGCCCAAGAAGCAAAACAGTGTGCAGCAGAGTGGCTATTCAGGCAAGAGCACAGTTCCGGATGCAGATTTCGTTTGTTTCAGGGAGCATGTGGCAACAGAAGGTGGAACCAAACAGCTGGCAGTAGGAAGAGAGACAATGCCTCCATCATCGTCATCAGGGATAGCACTTGCTCAAAACGGCCAAGGAAATCGTATCTGCGAGCCTTCCTCACCCGCCACAGCAGATTTGTTACATGCGGCAGAAAGTTTGGAGTTTGGATCCTTGGGGCCTTTCTCGTTGGGACTTGTCTCAACTTCAACACAGTTTGAGGAAGCATTCCCAGCGCTCCCCACTAGAAAGAGAGCTGAAGGAGCCGAGAACCACTAA